In the genome of Terribacillus sp. FSL K6-0262, one region contains:
- a CDS encoding ribonuclease E/G, which produces MLSLYILCKGTEKVALTVKRGQVQEVFLERPGMGSKVGSIYKGIVRHVDQGLQAAFVDFGDERQGFLQRQEVPACKQDPSLRIEQAVREGQTLFVQVQKDAFGTKGAKLSANITIPGDALVYLPDGNYVAVSKKLPEEQARKWKAQMPGLLMPGEGVIVRTEADRLTEEALLEELEHLRTKWHTLSGDDARAPAEIFRDALIPDQLLRRMSAGALSEIVVDDGFHARLLRGQFPEYAGKVRWERDAAALLPQPLSLLWEQLISPVVSIDRGITLHIDQTEAMTVIDVNSAGYTGHSDKHQTAVMVNQLAAKAIAREIRLRNLSGIILIDFVSMKRQDQQRAVLQTFRQALQQDSQRTEVHGFTKLGILEMSRKRERPSLMEQLQAPISRSLSFETQCFQLEREISSLSADRAYVLSGKKEHIKQFLHLTNCSQAHANVFARFTDAEGLSLTESDWDSVKRDGLQSLDNLF; this is translated from the coding sequence ATGCTATCATTATATATACTATGTAAAGGGACAGAAAAAGTGGCTTTGACAGTGAAGCGCGGACAGGTGCAAGAGGTCTTTCTTGAGAGGCCAGGTATGGGTTCGAAAGTCGGGAGCATCTATAAAGGAATTGTCCGGCATGTCGATCAGGGATTGCAAGCGGCATTCGTCGACTTTGGAGACGAGCGGCAAGGGTTCCTGCAGCGGCAGGAAGTCCCGGCATGCAAACAAGATCCATCACTTCGCATCGAGCAGGCGGTTCGCGAAGGACAAACACTTTTTGTACAGGTTCAAAAAGATGCATTTGGGACAAAAGGGGCAAAGCTTTCAGCCAATATAACCATCCCCGGTGATGCGCTTGTTTATCTGCCGGACGGAAACTATGTGGCTGTCTCCAAAAAATTGCCGGAGGAGCAGGCGCGGAAATGGAAGGCGCAAATGCCGGGCCTGTTAATGCCAGGTGAAGGGGTCATCGTGCGGACGGAAGCAGATAGACTAACAGAAGAGGCATTATTGGAAGAACTGGAACATCTGCGGACAAAGTGGCATACGTTATCGGGTGATGATGCTCGGGCCCCTGCGGAAATCTTCCGTGATGCGCTTATTCCGGATCAGCTGCTCCGCCGGATGTCAGCCGGTGCTTTAAGTGAAATAGTGGTGGATGACGGTTTCCACGCGAGGCTGCTCCGAGGACAGTTTCCGGAATACGCCGGGAAAGTCAGATGGGAACGGGATGCTGCTGCGCTCCTTCCCCAGCCGCTGTCTTTGCTTTGGGAGCAGCTTATTTCACCGGTTGTCAGCATTGACAGAGGAATCACGCTGCATATCGATCAAACGGAAGCGATGACAGTCATCGATGTGAATAGTGCCGGTTATACAGGGCACTCGGATAAGCATCAAACAGCCGTCATGGTCAATCAGCTGGCAGCAAAGGCAATTGCCCGGGAAATTCGATTGCGCAACTTATCCGGGATCATCCTGATCGATTTTGTATCCATGAAAAGGCAGGATCAGCAGCGGGCTGTCCTGCAAACATTCCGTCAGGCACTCCAGCAGGATTCCCAGCGGACGGAGGTCCATGGATTCACGAAGCTGGGCATATTGGAAATGTCGAGGAAGCGAGAGCGCCCTTCCTTGATGGAGCAGCTGCAAGCTCCGATCAGCAGGAGCCTTTCCTTTGAGACACAATGCTTCCAGCTGGAGCGGGAAATCAGCAGCCTCTCAGCAGATAGGGCATATGTCCTCTCAGGCAAGAAGGAACATATCAAGCAATTCCTACACCTGACAAACTGCAGTCAGGCCCATGCAAATGTGTTTGCGAGATTTACGGATGCCGAGGGGCTATCCTTGACAGAATCAGACTGGGATTCTGTGAAAAGAGATGGGCTGCAGAGCCTTGACAATCTTTTTTGA
- the rplU gene encoding 50S ribosomal protein L21: MYAIIETGGKQVKVTEGQTIYVEKLDAENGAEVTFDKVLVVGGDDVKIGAPFVEGATVTATVEKQGRAKKINVIKFKAKKNYKRKQGHRQPYTKLTIGKINA; encoded by the coding sequence ATGTACGCAATTATTGAAACTGGTGGTAAGCAAGTTAAAGTAACAGAAGGACAAACTATCTACGTTGAGAAATTGGACGCAGAAAACGGTGCGGAAGTTACTTTTGACAAAGTATTGGTAGTTGGCGGCGACGATGTGAAAATCGGTGCTCCATTCGTTGAAGGTGCGACGGTTACTGCAACTGTTGAAAAACAAGGCCGCGCTAAAAAGATCAACGTGATCAAATTCAAAGCGAAGAAAAACTACAAACGCAAACAAGGCCATCGTCAACCATACACTAAATTGACAATCGGCAAAATCAACGCGTAA
- a CDS encoding ribosomal-processing cysteine protease Prp: protein MITVTINRVEEDIHSFELSGHAESGPYGYDLVCAAVSAVSFGAVNGLFVLGEFEPEVEQGGDGGYLKVVLPDNLSEEQLDKASLLLEAMLVSLQTIEQDYGKHIRIIEQ from the coding sequence ATGATTACTGTTACAATAAACCGTGTTGAGGAGGATATTCATAGTTTCGAGCTTAGCGGACATGCGGAAAGCGGCCCTTATGGCTACGATCTTGTATGTGCAGCTGTTTCGGCAGTTAGCTTCGGAGCGGTGAATGGCCTTTTCGTTCTCGGTGAGTTTGAGCCGGAAGTTGAGCAGGGCGGCGACGGAGGGTATCTGAAAGTGGTACTTCCCGATAACTTGTCCGAGGAGCAGCTTGATAAAGCGTCTCTTCTGCTGGAAGCTATGCTCGTCTCGCTCCAAACGATTGAACAGGACTATGGGAAGCATATAAGAATCATCGAACAATAA
- the rpmA gene encoding 50S ribosomal protein L27, with amino-acid sequence MLRLDLQFFASKKGVGSSKNGRDSESKRLGAKRADGQFVTGGSILYRQRGTKIYPGTNVGKGGDDTLFSKIDGVVKFERYGRNRKKVSVYPVAQEA; translated from the coding sequence ATGCTACGTCTAGATTTACAGTTTTTCGCATCCAAAAAGGGTGTTGGTAGCTCCAAAAACGGACGTGACTCTGAATCCAAGCGCCTAGGTGCTAAACGTGCCGACGGTCAGTTTGTTACTGGCGGATCTATCCTTTACCGTCAACGCGGTACAAAAATCTACCCAGGTACAAACGTTGGAAAAGGAGGCGACGACACTTTGTTCTCTAAAATCGACGGTGTTGTCAAATTCGAACGCTACGGCCGTAACCGTAAGAAGGTCAGCGTATATCCGGTAGCTCAAGAAGCTTAA
- a CDS encoding Spo0B domain-containing protein, whose translation MEYHEVMTLLGYTRHEWMNRLQLLHSYSKLGKDEKVQEKIEESIRLADEERKLSNLNIPETFVWILSFNWTYTQFRIKFQVDESIPKIWEYDRKIRENLEAVVDALSDSAQKMELYEGLLHVKTREGEPVIELTFSGAFTGWDNLQMIGQKDYVLEVKIESLPEKKSRCTIVLTCN comes from the coding sequence TTGGAATACCATGAAGTGATGACGCTGTTAGGATATACACGCCATGAATGGATGAATCGGCTCCAACTCCTACATAGCTATTCCAAATTAGGCAAGGATGAAAAGGTACAGGAAAAAATCGAGGAATCGATTCGTTTGGCGGATGAGGAACGTAAGCTCTCCAATTTGAATATCCCGGAGACTTTCGTTTGGATCCTTTCTTTCAATTGGACCTACACCCAGTTCCGGATTAAATTCCAAGTGGATGAGTCCATACCGAAGATTTGGGAATATGACAGGAAGATCCGAGAAAACTTAGAAGCAGTTGTGGATGCACTAAGCGACAGCGCGCAGAAGATGGAATTGTATGAAGGGTTGCTCCATGTCAAGACAAGGGAAGGCGAGCCAGTCATCGAGCTGACGTTTTCGGGGGCGTTCACAGGCTGGGATAATCTGCAGATGATCGGCCAGAAGGACTATGTACTGGAAGTGAAGATCGAATCATTACCAGAGAAGAAATCACGCTGTACCATCGTACTGACGTGTAATTGA
- the obgE gene encoding GTPase ObgE: MFVDQVKVFVKAGDGGNGLVAYRREKYVPLGGPAGGDGGNGGDVIFKVDEGLNTLMDFRYQRHFKAKRGENGMSKGQHGKNAEPLILPVPPGTLVRDEDSGELIADLTKHGQEAVIAKGGRGGRGNSRFATPRNPAPDFAENGEPGVERNLQIELKLIADVGLVGFPSVGKSTFISVVSAAKPKIADYHFTTLAPNLGVVETKDQRSFVLADLPGLIEGAHEGIGLGHQFLRHVERTRVIVHVIDMASTEGRDPYDDYVTINKELQEYNEDLPARPQIIIANKMDIPEAEENLAVFKEKIPEGIDVFPISAITRDGLQDVLYAIADKLDEIPKIEKPVEEQTERVVYRFEESEKPFEITRDPDGAFVLYGEPIEKLFKMTDFNRDEAARRFARQLRGMGVDEALRKRGAKDGDTIRLLEYEFEFVD; the protein is encoded by the coding sequence ATGTTTGTAGATCAGGTCAAGGTATTTGTGAAAGCAGGCGACGGAGGCAATGGCCTAGTCGCTTATCGTAGAGAGAAGTATGTTCCGCTCGGAGGTCCTGCAGGCGGCGACGGAGGTAATGGCGGGGATGTCATTTTCAAAGTCGACGAAGGTTTGAACACGTTGATGGATTTCCGCTATCAGCGTCACTTCAAAGCAAAACGCGGTGAAAATGGAATGAGTAAAGGGCAGCATGGGAAAAATGCAGAGCCGCTCATTTTGCCTGTGCCGCCGGGTACGCTGGTTCGCGATGAAGATAGCGGGGAATTGATAGCGGATTTGACGAAACACGGACAGGAAGCGGTCATTGCAAAAGGGGGCCGCGGAGGCCGCGGGAATTCACGCTTTGCCACACCGCGCAACCCTGCGCCCGACTTTGCGGAGAATGGCGAACCCGGCGTGGAGCGTAATTTGCAGATCGAGCTGAAATTGATTGCCGATGTCGGACTAGTCGGCTTCCCTAGTGTGGGGAAATCCACATTCATATCCGTTGTAAGTGCCGCCAAGCCAAAGATAGCGGATTATCACTTCACGACGCTTGCACCGAATCTGGGTGTGGTGGAGACGAAAGATCAGCGCAGCTTCGTATTGGCTGACTTACCAGGATTGATCGAGGGAGCGCATGAAGGAATCGGGCTTGGTCACCAGTTCCTGCGTCATGTCGAGCGGACTCGTGTCATTGTTCATGTGATTGACATGGCATCGACAGAAGGCCGGGATCCGTACGATGATTACGTGACGATCAATAAAGAGCTCCAGGAATATAATGAAGATCTGCCAGCGCGTCCGCAGATCATCATCGCCAACAAAATGGATATTCCGGAAGCGGAAGAGAATTTGGCTGTGTTCAAAGAGAAAATACCGGAGGGAATCGATGTATTTCCGATATCCGCCATCACCCGAGATGGACTTCAGGACGTATTATATGCCATTGCGGACAAGCTGGATGAGATACCAAAAATCGAAAAACCGGTAGAAGAACAAACAGAGCGTGTCGTCTATCGTTTCGAAGAATCAGAGAAGCCATTCGAAATCACGCGTGATCCAGATGGTGCATTCGTATTGTACGGAGAACCAATCGAGAAGCTATTCAAGATGACGGACTTCAACCGCGATGAGGCTGCCAGACGTTTTGCCAGACAGCTGCGCGGTATGGGCGTGGATGAAGCGCTGCGCAAGCGGGGAGCGAAAGATGGCGATACCATTCGCCTGCTGGAATACGAATTTGAATTTGTAGATTGA
- a CDS encoding ACT domain-containing protein: protein MAEKEEQFYLVRSDVLPESMKKTLQAKELLERKKVASVFDAVQQVDLSRSVFYKYRDAVFPFRAMVKQRMITLFFHLEDRTGTLSELLAIVARSGGNILTIHQTIPLQGRANVTISLNTSGMHTDIQSLLDELRALEYVDKVEILSSEA, encoded by the coding sequence ATGGCAGAGAAGGAAGAGCAATTTTATCTTGTGCGCAGTGATGTACTGCCGGAATCGATGAAAAAGACATTGCAGGCAAAGGAGTTGCTGGAGCGCAAAAAGGTTGCTTCAGTTTTCGATGCTGTGCAGCAGGTCGATCTTTCCCGCAGTGTGTTCTATAAATATCGGGATGCGGTGTTCCCATTCCGGGCTATGGTGAAGCAGCGGATGATCACGCTCTTTTTCCATTTGGAGGACCGGACAGGGACGCTTTCAGAGCTATTGGCCATCGTGGCACGGTCAGGCGGCAATATCCTGACGATTCACCAGACGATTCCCTTGCAAGGAAGAGCCAATGTGACCATATCATTGAATACGTCGGGCATGCATACGGATATCCAGTCATTGCTGGATGAGCTTCGTGCATTGGAATACGTAGATAAAGTGGAGATTTTGAGTTCGGAAGCTTAG
- the pheA gene encoding prephenate dehydratase, producing MKISYLGPKGTFTKMAVDALFPDEEAYSYATIPQCMDAVANGEMDYCVVPVENTIEGTVPITMDYLIHQVQLPIIGEIVIPIRQHLLTNKKLELRDIETVYSHSHAIAQCHQFLHTQLPQAATHATSSTGTAAEMVAGMEEPAAAIGNELAAKEFGLTILQEDIHDYANNHTRFFVLARPEANIPETISTGNQRKTSLYVTLPHDYAGALHQVLAAFAWRKINMSKIESRPMKTGLGNYFFIMDVTCEAEDILFQGVQQEIAALGCSLTVLGSYPIHQYKEKAGAKS from the coding sequence ATGAAGATCAGTTATCTAGGACCAAAGGGAACATTCACGAAAATGGCAGTCGATGCCTTGTTCCCTGATGAAGAAGCTTATAGCTATGCGACGATCCCGCAATGTATGGATGCTGTCGCAAATGGGGAAATGGATTATTGTGTCGTCCCAGTCGAAAATACGATCGAGGGTACAGTGCCGATTACAATGGATTATCTGATCCATCAAGTGCAATTGCCGATTATTGGGGAGATTGTCATCCCGATACGGCAGCATTTATTGACGAACAAGAAGCTGGAGCTTCGTGACATAGAAACAGTGTATTCTCATAGTCATGCGATTGCACAATGCCATCAGTTCCTGCATACACAGCTTCCACAAGCAGCAACCCATGCAACTTCTTCCACAGGGACCGCAGCTGAGATGGTTGCCGGTATGGAAGAGCCTGCAGCTGCCATCGGTAATGAACTGGCTGCCAAAGAATTCGGTCTGACGATTCTGCAAGAAGACATCCATGATTATGCAAATAATCATACACGCTTCTTCGTTTTGGCGAGGCCAGAAGCCAACATCCCAGAGACAATCAGTACTGGGAATCAAAGAAAAACATCTTTGTATGTAACGCTTCCTCACGACTACGCAGGAGCCCTGCATCAAGTATTGGCAGCTTTTGCGTGGCGGAAGATCAATATGTCGAAAATTGAATCCAGACCAATGAAAACCGGTCTTGGTAATTATTTCTTCATAATGGATGTGACTTGTGAAGCAGAAGATATTCTTTTCCAAGGCGTCCAGCAGGAAATTGCAGCATTAGGCTGCAGTCTTACGGTACTTGGAAGCTACCCGATTCATCAGTATAAGGAAAAAGCCGGCGCGAAATCATGA
- the safA gene encoding SafA/ExsA family spore coat assembly protein, translating to MKIHIVQKGDTMWSIANKYGVSFDELREMNGHIREPELAVPGMKLKIPTTTKAVEKEEVIRSEAGTGASGNTGQQSPAQTFHDTPAIQEDDMSAAPYPIMPQMPQMSAPDQGGGAYPGMPQQQGYMGGLPQSMTHQPSTGWGQGQQMHGQPSYPQSMNGSWLIPQSPDGSMQNQGGGSMQGDWGQQGGQPGQQMQGGWGQPGGQPGQQMQGYWGQQGGQPGQQMQGGWGQQGGQSGQQMQGGWGQQGGQSGQQMQGGWGQQGGQPGQQMQGDWSQQGGQPGQQIQGYWDQQGQQMQGRHYQAPAVNQPIPYFYPQTPMRSCCGPDIPFPAAPPYQQAQPEYRRDPYGVQPPLSDFYEPSPAQDLPGDEQDNK from the coding sequence TTGAAGATTCATATTGTACAAAAAGGTGACACGATGTGGAGTATCGCAAACAAATATGGTGTCAGCTTTGATGAATTGCGGGAAATGAACGGGCATATTCGTGAACCGGAATTGGCAGTTCCGGGTATGAAGCTGAAGATACCGACAACAACCAAAGCAGTAGAAAAAGAAGAAGTTATCCGCTCGGAAGCTGGAACGGGAGCCTCTGGAAACACAGGGCAGCAATCACCAGCTCAAACGTTCCATGATACACCGGCAATCCAGGAGGATGATATGTCTGCTGCCCCATATCCCATCATGCCTCAAATGCCGCAGATGTCCGCGCCGGATCAAGGTGGCGGTGCATATCCGGGTATGCCGCAGCAGCAAGGTTATATGGGAGGATTGCCGCAGTCGATGACACATCAGCCAAGTACGGGTTGGGGACAGGGTCAGCAAATGCACGGCCAGCCTTCCTATCCGCAGTCAATGAATGGAAGCTGGCTGATACCGCAGTCGCCAGATGGAAGCATGCAGAATCAAGGTGGTGGAAGTATGCAGGGTGACTGGGGCCAGCAAGGAGGTCAGCCAGGCCAGCAGATGCAAGGAGGCTGGGGCCAGCCAGGGGGCCAGCCAGGCCAGCAGATGCAAGGATACTGGGGCCAGCAAGGAGGTCAGCCAGGCCAGCAGATGCAAGGAGGCTGGGGCCAGCAAGGAGGCCAATCAGGTCAGCAGATGCAAGGAGGCTGGGGCCAGCAAGGAGGCCAATCAGGTCAGCAGATGCAAGGAGGCTGGGGCCAGCAAGGAGGCCAGCCAGGTCAGCAGATGCAGGGTGACTGGAGCCAGCAAGGAGGTCAGCCAGGCCAGCAGATACAAGGATACTGGGACCAGCAAGGTCAACAGATGCAGGGCCGCCATTACCAAGCTCCTGCGGTAAATCAACCAATCCCTTACTTCTATCCGCAAACACCGATGCGCTCCTGCTGCGGTCCGGATATACCTTTTCCTGCAGCGCCGCCGTATCAGCAAGCTCAGCCTGAATACAGAAGAGATCCTTACGGCGTACAGCCACCTCTTTCCGATTTCTATGAACCTTCCCCTGCCCAGGATTTGCCAGGGGATGAACAGGATAATAAATGA
- a CDS encoding BofC C-terminal domain-containing protein: protein MRRFSVFCMLFLLIVPIMAGQAAEPVEVKVVLQRQYIDGKQTEVTHREKIYAMEDFWSTYHDWQLVSQKEGEVVFKQEVMDISPALKKNGYFGIYKGKLTIFEGRPIDQQAIQSFYQINKGKLESHQAKQLEDGIRIQSKEVYEDVLEAFRSKNDIEALPS from the coding sequence ATGAGACGTTTTTCAGTCTTTTGCATGCTTTTCCTTTTAATCGTTCCAATCATGGCAGGGCAAGCAGCGGAACCGGTGGAAGTGAAGGTCGTATTGCAGCGTCAATATATTGATGGCAAGCAGACAGAGGTGACCCATCGGGAGAAAATATATGCGATGGAGGATTTTTGGTCAACCTACCATGACTGGCAGCTCGTTTCGCAGAAAGAGGGGGAAGTCGTTTTTAAACAAGAGGTGATGGATATCTCACCGGCATTGAAGAAGAACGGTTATTTCGGCATTTATAAAGGAAAGCTTACGATATTCGAAGGCCGGCCCATCGATCAGCAGGCCATCCAGTCCTTTTATCAGATAAATAAGGGCAAATTGGAAAGCCATCAAGCCAAACAGCTGGAGGATGGCATCCGGATTCAATCAAAAGAAGTCTATGAAGATGTCCTGGAGGCATTTCGTTCCAAAAATGATATCGAAGCACTGCCAAGCTAA
- the ruvA gene encoding Holliday junction branch migration protein RuvA: protein MIAYVKGKITGITDEAVLVEAHGVGYEIICPNPFQFQMEEGKEALVHTYHYVREDAQTLFGFKNTEDKFLFQKLLGVSGIGPKNALQILAGVNVEEFVAAIEREDDKFLTSFQGVGKKTARQMILDLKGKLVYMVSLTAIEASAGSQSNTAKKRIALEDAEDAMRALGYQEREIKAVLPQLKKEDSDSADHLIKKGLALLSQKK from the coding sequence ATGATAGCGTATGTCAAAGGCAAGATTACTGGAATTACAGATGAAGCGGTGCTTGTGGAAGCACATGGGGTAGGTTATGAGATCATATGCCCGAATCCCTTTCAATTCCAGATGGAAGAAGGAAAGGAAGCGCTCGTCCATACATACCATTATGTACGGGAGGATGCCCAGACTTTATTCGGGTTTAAAAATACAGAGGATAAGTTTTTATTTCAAAAGCTGCTTGGAGTTTCGGGGATAGGACCCAAAAACGCCTTGCAGATCCTTGCTGGTGTCAATGTCGAGGAATTCGTGGCTGCCATCGAAAGGGAAGATGATAAATTCCTGACAAGCTTTCAGGGTGTGGGTAAGAAGACGGCGCGACAGATGATACTCGATCTGAAGGGCAAGCTTGTCTATATGGTTTCGCTCACAGCCATCGAGGCATCGGCAGGAAGCCAGAGCAATACTGCAAAGAAACGCATTGCTCTGGAGGATGCAGAAGATGCGATGCGGGCGCTCGGTTACCAGGAGCGCGAGATCAAAGCTGTTTTGCCGCAACTTAAAAAGGAAGACAGCGACAGTGCTGATCATCTGATCAAGAAAGGTTTGGCTTTGTTAAGTCAAAAGAAATAA
- the ruvB gene encoding Holliday junction branch migration DNA helicase RuvB has product MEDRMITNELKQEDEVIELSLRPSTLKQYIGQHKAKENLAIFIEAAKMRDEPLDHVLLYGPPGLGKTTMASIIANEMGVQFRATSGPAIEKAGDLAAILSSLEAGDVLFIDEIHRLPRAVEEILYPAMEDFCLDIVIGTGPSARSVRLDLPPFTLVGATTRAGLLSAPLRDRFGVLSRLEFYNTEDLASIVERTALIFDVEIEPSAAIEVALRSRGTPRIANRLLKRVRDISQVKGEDCITQDTTHAALNQLQVDEKGLDHIDHKLLTTIMDQFRGGPVGLDTISATIGEESQTIEDVYEPYLLQIGFIQRTPRGRVVTPLAYAHFNREVPGT; this is encoded by the coding sequence ATGGAAGATCGCATGATTACGAACGAATTGAAGCAGGAAGACGAAGTGATCGAGCTCAGTTTGCGCCCGAGCACATTGAAACAATACATCGGTCAGCATAAGGCAAAGGAGAACCTGGCGATCTTCATCGAGGCAGCGAAGATGCGGGATGAGCCGCTTGACCATGTATTGCTTTACGGACCTCCTGGTTTAGGGAAGACGACGATGGCCTCGATCATCGCCAATGAAATGGGGGTGCAGTTCCGGGCAACGAGCGGGCCGGCAATCGAAAAAGCAGGGGACCTGGCAGCGATACTGAGTTCGCTGGAGGCAGGAGATGTGCTGTTCATCGATGAGATTCACCGTCTGCCCCGTGCAGTCGAAGAAATACTATATCCAGCCATGGAAGATTTCTGTCTGGATATTGTCATCGGGACCGGTCCCAGCGCCCGCAGTGTCCGTCTTGATTTGCCGCCATTTACATTGGTGGGCGCCACAACACGTGCTGGCTTATTATCCGCTCCCTTAAGGGACAGATTTGGCGTGTTGAGCCGCCTGGAATTTTATAACACGGAGGATCTGGCAAGCATCGTTGAGCGGACAGCACTTATTTTCGATGTCGAAATAGAGCCGTCGGCTGCCATCGAGGTCGCATTGCGATCAAGGGGGACACCGCGGATTGCCAACCGCCTTCTGAAACGGGTCCGTGATATTTCACAGGTCAAAGGAGAAGACTGCATCACACAGGACACGACCCATGCAGCGCTCAACCAGCTGCAGGTAGATGAAAAGGGCCTTGATCATATCGATCATAAGCTGTTGACGACCATCATGGATCAGTTCCGCGGCGGGCCGGTCGGGCTCGATACCATCAGTGCGACGATCGGGGAAGAGTCCCAGACGATAGAAGATGTGTATGAGCCATATTTGCTGCAGATCGGTTTCATCCAGCGGACGCCGCGCGGCCGGGTTGTCACTCCGCTTGCTTATGCCCATTTCAACCGGGAGGTGCCAGGTACTTGA
- a CDS encoding DUF2905 domain-containing protein, with protein sequence MTGIGKIFILIGVVCIVIGIIMSFIGRLPGDIVFKKGNTTVYFPIVTSIVVSIVLSLIMFLFNKFR encoded by the coding sequence TTGACCGGCATTGGAAAAATCTTTATCCTTATAGGCGTTGTATGTATAGTGATCGGCATCATCATGTCGTTCATTGGCAGACTGCCGGGAGATATCGTTTTTAAGAAAGGGAACACGACAGTATATTTTCCGATCGTAACATCGATTGTCGTCAGTATCGTACTGTCGCTTATCATGTTCCTATTCAACAAATTTCGCTGA
- the queA gene encoding tRNA preQ1(34) S-adenosylmethionine ribosyltransferase-isomerase QueA: MDIKDYDFHLPEELIAQTPLQDRTASRLLVLNREARTMEHRHFADIGDYLKPGDCLVLNDTRVLPARLYGIKKDTQAKVEILLLKQMEGDSWEVLVKPAKKVKVGTELSFGDGKLTAVCKELLEHGGRIIEFKYDGIFYEVLEELGEMPLPPYIKEQLPDQERYQTVYAKEKGSAAAPTAGLHFTKELLADLQEKGVEIAFITLHVGLGTFRPVSVESIEEHEMHAEFYQMSQETADQLTRIRENGGRIISVGTTSTRTLETIARDHDGKFVAASGWTDIFIYPGFTYRAIDGLITNFHLPKSTLIMLVSAFAGRDFILDAYRTAVEERYRFFSFGDAMLIV, encoded by the coding sequence ATGGATATAAAGGATTATGATTTTCATTTACCAGAAGAACTGATCGCCCAGACGCCGCTTCAGGACAGGACAGCATCGAGGCTGCTTGTATTGAATAGGGAAGCGCGTACGATGGAGCATCGCCATTTTGCCGATATCGGTGACTATTTGAAGCCAGGGGACTGCCTTGTCCTGAATGATACACGTGTCCTGCCTGCGCGGCTGTATGGCATCAAGAAAGACACGCAGGCGAAAGTGGAGATCCTCTTGCTCAAGCAAATGGAAGGGGATAGCTGGGAAGTTTTGGTCAAACCGGCCAAGAAGGTCAAAGTCGGCACGGAGCTATCCTTCGGCGATGGCAAGCTGACAGCGGTATGCAAGGAACTGCTGGAGCATGGCGGACGAATCATCGAATTCAAATATGATGGTATTTTCTATGAGGTATTGGAGGAGCTTGGTGAAATGCCGCTGCCTCCATATATCAAAGAGCAGCTTCCTGACCAAGAGCGCTACCAGACTGTGTATGCCAAGGAAAAAGGCTCTGCAGCCGCGCCGACAGCCGGTCTGCATTTCACTAAGGAATTGCTTGCGGATCTTCAGGAAAAAGGCGTTGAAATTGCATTCATCACCCTTCATGTTGGGTTGGGAACCTTCCGTCCCGTCAGTGTGGAATCCATCGAAGAACATGAAATGCATGCCGAGTTTTATCAAATGTCCCAGGAAACGGCAGATCAGCTGACTCGAATCCGTGAAAACGGAGGTCGGATCATTTCCGTCGGGACTACATCCACACGTACATTGGAAACAATCGCACGGGACCATGACGGAAAATTCGTCGCCGCAAGCGGATGGACGGATATCTTCATCTATCCTGGATTTACGTATCGAGCCATCGATGGCTTGATAACCAATTTCCATTTGCCAAAATCAACTTTGATCATGCTGGTCAGCGCATTTGCAGGACGGGATTTCATCCTGGATGCATACCGGACAGCAGTAGAGGAGCGTTATCGTTTCTTCAGCTTCGGTGATGCGATGCTGATTGTATAG